The Mycobacteriales bacterium nucleotide sequence CCGGTGAAGCCGCTGGGGTTGCCGCGGTAGACGACGTTGTAGGCGTAGACCTGGCCACCGGTCGAGATCGCGACGTAGCCCTGACCGTCGGGTGTCACGGAGACGCTCGAGATGGTGCCGGTGAAGCCGGCCGGGTTGCCGCGGTACACGGCGGTGCCGTAGGCGTACACCTGGCCGGCGGAGGAGATGGCGACGTAGCCGAGGCCGTCCGCGGTGACCGAGACGTCGACGATGTCCCCGCCGAAGCCGGCCGGGTTGCCGCGGTACACGGCGGTCCCGTAGGCGTAGACCTGCCCCCGGCTGGAGATGGCGACGTACCCGAGCCCGTCGGCCGTCACGGAGATGCCGACCATCTTGCCGGTGAAGCCAACGGGGTTGCCGCGGTACTGCACGGTGCCGAACGCGTAGACCTCGCCCGTCTCGGCGATCGCGGCGTAGCCCTGACCGTCGCGAGTGACGCCGATGTCGGTGAACGTCCTGGTCGCGGCGGATGCGGGCGGCGCGGCCGACACGAAGCCGATCATGACGGCGACGGCCGCCAGCGAGCGGACGAGGCGGCGCGTCGGACGGGTGGATCGCATGAGTCGAGCCTCTCTATGACAACGGCGTTACCGCGCCGGGACGACCCGGTCGACGGGACACGCGACGACTACGAGAAGATGGCGCTGACGAGTTCGCGGTAGGACGACACGCGAGGCCCCCCTCTGCGTCCGGCGACGATACGAAGGGGGGACGGGGCTGTCTAGGGGGGTACGCACCGTTACGACCTGATCGGCATGCAGCGTCTCAGCAGGTTCGCCCGGGGTCTGCCAGCGATCTGCCAGCATCCGGCCGTACGCGATCGTGAACGGCCCGCCCCGAGGAGCGCAACCGCAGGTCAGACGGGTGCGCCGCCAGGGACTTGAACCCCGAACCCGCGGATTAAGAGTCCGCTGCTCTGCCAATTGAGCTAGCGGCGCGCTAGCGCGGACGACTCTACACGAGCCACGCCGGGCGACGCGCGCCCGTTCCCAACGCCGCCACGCCTCGTTACCGTGTCAGGTCACCCGAGCCGAGCAGTGGGGGGTTCCGCCATGCGCCGCGTCCGCCGCGCCGTTGCCGTCGTGCTCGCGGTGGTGACGCTGACGGCGCCGTACGCGCTGGCGGCCGCGCCGCCGCCGCGGCTGTGCGTGGAGCCGGTGCTGACCTGCCCGAAGCCGAAGCCGGCCCCCGCGCCGAAGCCCAAGCCGAAGCCGCGCGACCTGAGCGCGTACCACGGGCTGGGGACGTGGGTGGACGCCTACGACTTCTCCCGCGAGTACAAGGGGCGCATCGCGCCGAGCGCGGTGGACGACATGGCGGCACAGGGCGTGAAGACGCTCTACATCCAGGGCGCGAAGGACCGCAACGGCGGCGAGACGGGCGTGCTGAGCCCGGACCTGCTGGGCGACTTCCTGGAGCGGGCGCACGCGAAGAAGATCAAGGTGGTGGCGTGGTACCTGCCGCGCTTCGTCGACGCGAACAGGGACTGGGGGCACCTGGACGCGCTGCTGAAGTTCCGCAGCGCGCACGGGCAGGCGTTCGACAGCATCGGCGTCGACATCGAGTCGACGGAGCAGAGCGACCTGAAGACGCGCAACGACCGCCTGGTCGCGCTGTCCACGAAGCTCCGCAACGGCGCGGGCACCATGGCGACGAGCGCGATCGTGATCCCGCCGGTGGTCACCGACAAGATCAACACGAAGTACTGGCCGGACTTCCCGTGGGAACGGCTCAAGGGCTCGTACGACGTGTGGATCCCGATGGCGTACTACACGAACCGCACGAAGCAACCGGAGTGGCGCGACGCCTACAAGTACGTCACGGAGAACGTGAAGCTGCTGCGCGGGCACGTGGGCAGCGCGGCGGTCGTGCACGCGGCCGGGGGAGTGGGCACCGACAGCACGAGCGCCGACTACGACGGGCTGGTGCGCGGCGCGACGGATGCGAAGTGCGTGGGCGCGTCGAGCTACGACTACGGCGTGACGGCGCGCGGCGCGTGGGCGACGCTGCGGAAGAGCCCGAGCTAGACGACCCGCTGCGAGGGCAGGAGCGCGTCGTCGCGGGAGTCGTAGACGGGCATCTCCTCGTCGAGGTGCGCGAGCACGAGCGCGGGCCGGATCGCCGACGACGGCGGGCAGGCGACGCGGAGGTCGCGGTGATGCTCGTGCGCCATGGCGCAGCCGCGGCGGAGCGCGCGCACACCGCCGGCGAGGATCGTGCCGCTCTCGCTGAGGTCGACCACGACGTCGTAGCCGTCGCGGGAGACGAGGCCGGCGATGGCGCCGCTGACGGCGGGCGCGTTCGCGGACGTGATGTCGCCGCGCACGATGAGCAGAGCGACCCTGCGGTCCTGGTCGAGGTCGATGTCGACGCTCACGGTGCGCCTCCGGGGGCTGCGCGTTGGACTAGTACGAACTAGTCATCGGCGCAGCGCAAGAGGCTCTGTACAGAGCAGCCCTAATTCACCCGTTCGGCGCAGAACGGCTAGGCGTGTCTCACGAGTCCGCCGGCCTGCTGCGCGACGCCCAGCGCGGCACCTCCCCGCTGGGTGGGCGGGGGGTTTGTCGTCGTCGCCGATAGCGCTGCTATCGGCTGCTCCTCCGCCTTGCGATGCACCGCCCTGGACGCCGCTCGCGACGGCCGGGACCCGTGAGACACGCCCTACGCGGGCAGCGGCCCCGGCATGCCGAGCAGGCGGCCGCGGCCGAGGGTGGCGCCGAGCTCGCGGGCGGTGGCGCGGCGGGCCTCGGTGTCGACGCCGAGCGCGACGACCTCGATGCCGCGGCGCTGCGCGTGCTCGAGCATGGCGCGCACGGTGTCGCCGAGCATCGAGGGGTGCCGGCCGGGCTTGTCGAGGTCGAGCTTGACGACGTCGGGGCGGACCTGGTCGAGCAGGCCGACGGCGCCGGGCACGTCGGCGACGTCGTCGGCGACGACCCGCCAGCCCCAGCCGCGGAACTCCTCGACACCTGGACGCAACGACGCCGGGTCCTCGAACGCGTGCGCCGGCACCTCGGCGGCGACCCGCACGGTGCGCCGGCCGCGCCCCCAGGAGGTGGCGAGCCGCGGCGGGCAGGCGGAGCGGTACGTCTCCGGCTCGGGCGTGATCCACAGCTCGACGTCGACGCCGCGCTCGACGAACACGTCGAACGCGAGGCAGCGGAACGCCCAGTCGAGCCGTTCCACGAGCCCGAGGCCCTGGGCCGACTCGAGCAGCGCGAGCGTGCTGTTCAGCTCGGTGCCGGCCTGGCCGCGGCCGGTCGCCTTGTAGCCGACGAGGGTGTCGTCGGCGAGCGAGCGGACCGGCTGGAAGTCGGGGCCGAGCTGCTCGGGGCGCTCGATGAGCGCCTCGATGAGGGCGCGGTCGTTGCGGAGCTTCTCGACGGAGGACAGCAGTGACATGCAGTGGGCTTCGGCAGGAACGGCCCTCAGCCTGAGACCAGGCCGAACGTGTGCTTCCCGATCGCGGGCACGAACTTGAAGCCGTGCCCGGAGCACGGCGAGCAGATCGTGACCGGTCCGGTGCGCCGGAGGACGAACGACTCGTCGGGCGTGGTCGTGTAGAGGCAGGAGTCGGCGCGGGTGGCGACCGGCGTGGCGCCGGGCAGCCACTCGGCGGCGTACGCCTCGACGCGGGCGACCGCATCCGGGTCGACGGGCAGCCGCGCGGCGGGGTCGACGACGCGGCCGCTGCCGTGCTCGCCGACCTTGACGCCCTCGCCGGGCGCGCCGAGGCCGTACATGAGGACCTGCCCGCCGGACCGGTGGTGGACGAACGACGGCCACGCCTCGTCCGACGGCAGGTAGACCGGCTGCTCCTGGGTGACGCGGAACGGCGGCAGGTCCCGGGTGACGTCGCGCGGCAGGTCGCGGAGCAGCCCGGGCAGCCACGCGCCCGCGGCGACGACGACGGCGCGCGCCTCGACCTCGCCGGCGTCGGTCGACACGACGGCGCCGTACGCGGTCTCGCGCACCCCGAGCACGGTGGTCGAGAACCGCACGTCCGCGCCGTGCCGGGCCGCCTCCGCGTGCAACGTCGTCACGGCCGCGTCGGCGTCGAGCCGGCCGGCGTCCGGCTGGACGACGACGTCCCCCTCGCACCGCAGCCCCGGCCACCGCCGGGCCGCCTCGGCGGGGGAGAGGACGGAGAACGGCACGTCCGCGCCGCCGAGCGCGGACGCGACGTCGGCGACGAGCCGCAGGTCGCCGTGGTCGACGCCGCCGGTGACGTCGAGCAGCGCCGTCCCCGACTCCTCCTCCAGCGCCCGCCACAGGCCGAACGCCTCGCGGGCCAGCGCCACGAACACCGGGTCCGCGTACGCGAGCCGGAAGATGCGGGACCGCCCGTGCGAGGAGCCGTGCACGTGGTGGCCCTCGTGGCGTTCGAGGAGGACGACGGACCGCCCGGCGCGGGCGGCCCACCACGCGGTGGCGGAGCCCATCGCGCCGCCGCCGGCGACGACGAGGTCGGCGCGTTCCACGCCGGGCAGGCTACGCCGCCACGCAGGAGCGGGGGCACGGGCGGCGAACACGTGGTCGCCACGAGAAGGGCGGCCCCCCGCACGACGCCGCCCGGCTCGCGGCTGCTCGTGCCGATGACGCCACGAACTGTGAAGGAGCCCCCCGCACATGCGCCGTCTGCTCGCCCTCCCCCTCGTCGCCGCCTCGCTCGCGCTCGCCGCGCCGGCGCACGCCTCGTTCGAGGTGTGCACGCCGACCACCGTCGGTGCCTGCGTCACCTACACCTGCGTCGACATCTGCGGCCCCGAGGTCGGCTACTACACCTACTGCCAC carries:
- a CDS encoding STAS domain-containing protein; translation: MSVDIDLDQDRRVALLIVRGDITSANAPAVSGAIAGLVSRDGYDVVVDLSESGTILAGGVRALRRGCAMAHEHHRDLRVACPPSSAIRPALVLAHLDEEMPVYDSRDDALLPSQRVV
- a CDS encoding EAL domain-containing protein; this encodes MSLLSSVEKLRNDRALIEALIERPEQLGPDFQPVRSLADDTLVGYKATGRGQAGTELNSTLALLESAQGLGLVERLDWAFRCLAFDVFVERGVDVELWITPEPETYRSACPPRLATSWGRGRRTVRVAAEVPAHAFEDPASLRPGVEEFRGWGWRVVADDVADVPGAVGLLDQVRPDVVKLDLDKPGRHPSMLGDTVRAMLEHAQRRGIEVVALGVDTEARRATARELGATLGRGRLLGMPGPLPA
- a CDS encoding FAD-dependent oxidoreductase produces the protein MERADLVVAGGGAMGSATAWWAARAGRSVVLLERHEGHHVHGSSHGRSRIFRLAYADPVFVALAREAFGLWRALEEESGTALLDVTGGVDHGDLRLVADVASALGGADVPFSVLSPAEAARRWPGLRCEGDVVVQPDAGRLDADAAVTTLHAEAARHGADVRFSTTVLGVRETAYGAVVSTDAGEVEARAVVVAAGAWLPGLLRDLPRDVTRDLPPFRVTQEQPVYLPSDEAWPSFVHHRSGGQVLMYGLGAPGEGVKVGEHGSGRVVDPAARLPVDPDAVARVEAYAAEWLPGATPVATRADSCLYTTTPDESFVLRRTGPVTICSPCSGHGFKFVPAIGKHTFGLVSG